CCATCGTCGGCACCAGCATGACGCGCCTGCCGGTGCTGCGCAGCGCCCTGGTGACCTCGGCGATCTCGCCGGGCCGTCGATAGATGTTGAGTTCCCCGGCCTTGAACGCCGGCGGTCGGCGGTCGGTCACGATGTCTCCTTCGCAGCGCCGTTGTCGAGCAGTACGTCGAACACGTCCGCAGGCGCGTGGGCACGCTGGGCCGTCCGCAGTGAGTTGGCCCGATAGGCCTGCGCCAGCGCCGGGTCCGTCTCGGTGAGCGCACCGAGGTGGCGCGCCACCGCGGCCGCGTCACCGCGGGCGACCGGCCCGGTCAGCGCGGCCTGCCCGCGCTGCAGCGCGTTCTCCAAGGACGCGCGGGCCAACGGCGCGACGATCCGCTCGGCCAGCCCGCCTGGGGCATCGCCGATGAGTTCCTGCCCGAGCAGTTCCTGGCCACGCAACGCATCGCGCAGTGCCTCGATGGCGTCGAGTACCACTGTGATCAGGTGGTTTCCGGCATGGGCCAGCGCGGCGTGATAAAGCGTACGGGCGTCCTCGCGGACCCGGAACGGTTCGCCGCCGATCTCAAGGACGAGCGACTGGCCGATGGCGTAGCCGATCTCGTCGGCCGCGGTGACCCCGAAACAGGCTTCGGACAGCCGCACGATGTCCTCGTCCGAACCGGTGAACGTCATGGCCGGGTGGATGGCCAGCGGCAGGCAGCCCAGTTCGGTCAGCGGCGCCAGGATGCCGATCCCGTTGGCACCGGAGGTGTGCACCACGATGGTGCCCGGTCGCACCGCGCCGGTGCTGGCGAGACCGCCGATCAGTGCCGCAAGCTCGGCATCGGGCACGGCCAGCAGCAGCAGTTCGGCGCGGGCGGCGACCTCGTGCACCGGCACGATAGCGGTGTCGGGCAGGCGGCGAGCTGCGCGTTCGCGCGACGGCACCGAGATGGCGCTGCAGGCGACGACGACATGCTCGGCGCGTTCCAGGGCGACCCCGAGCGCGGTGCCGACCCGGCCTGCCGAGATGATGCCGACGCTGAGTCGGGCCGGACGCAGTCCGTCGACCATGACAGACGACCTCGCAGATTCGCTGGTACTGAAACGTTGCGGTCCTGCCGTCGCAGGTACCGCACGGGCTGCGGTGAGCCTAGCTCACTCCTCGCGGCGCCTGCGTCGGCCGCCTCCGGTGGGGTTGGCCTGCAACCGGGACAGCAACTCGGAAACCGGTTGGCCGCCGCTGTGCTGGCCGCCGGGCTCGGGCTCTGGTGCTGCGGCAGCGACCTCGGGTCCGCGATGCCGCGGTGTGGGGGCCGGGGGCGTCGGGTCTACCGGCGGTTCTACCGGCGGTGGCGTCTGATCGGCCTCCGGGGGCACCGCGTGCCGGGACCGGCGTGGCGCCTCAGCCAGATCGGGGGCGATATCGGGGTTGGCATGGCGGCCGCGGCGCGCCTCCCGGTCGGCCACGGCATCGGGCGCGGGAGCCGGGGTCGGGCTGGGCGGGGTCTGCGGTGCCGGTTCCGGCGGACTCCAGTTGCTGCCCGGGGCACCTGCCGGAATCCACTGTCCGTCGGCCGGGGCCGGGTTCCACTGTGCCACCAGCGGTTCGGCGGGTTCGACCGGTTCCACCCGCGGGGGGACCACGGGTGGAGCGGGGGTCGGAGTCGTGGTGCGCCGCTGCCACGGCGGCGCGGACTGCTCGCCCCCCTGCGGATTCTCCGATGCCCGCCGATGCGCACCCCGCGCCGGCTCGGCCGGCGGCACCCATCCGAACTCGGGTGGATGCGGTTCGGCCGGGACGTCGATGATCGGGCTCTCCTCGGTGCGCGGTTCGGCCTCGCTGCGCACGGGGGCATCGATCCGGCTGGCTATGACCCGGCCGGCCGGACGTTCGGTTTCCAGGGCCGGTCGCTCGTCGAGATCGGCATCGAACAGGATCTCAAGGTTGGCCCGCAACGCCGCGAGTTCGGCACGCAACGCGGCCACCTCATCGGAGGACTGAGCGCGCAGCTCAGCGGACAGCTCGCGGCGCAACTGTGTCTCGACGGCCAGTTCGTATTCCCGACGGGCCGAGATCTCGCGGTCGAGCTGCAGGTCGTACACGTACTTCAGGTCGCGCACCTTGGCCTGATCCAGATCGCTCTGTCTGCGATAGATGAAGGACGCGAAGGCAGCCGCCACGGCGGCCCACAGAGCCAGTACCACAGCAAGTTTGAGCAACTCGACACGGTTGGTGAAGACCAGCACGGTGCTCGAGACGATGGCCAGGACCAGCAGGATGGTCAGCAGGACCCAACCCGGCCTGCGGTTGACGCGCCGAACGCGCATGCCGCGGGAGGGGTCGGTCATGGGCTCCGACTGTACCGGTCGCAGGTCGCATCGCGTGTCGACCGGTGCGGCGATTCGCCCTAGTCGGCCGCACCTGGAAGCGGGTCGGCGGTCTCATTCTGGTCGTCCGGGGATTTGCAGCAGTGCTGCAGCCACAACCCCGCCGCCACCAATGCGAGCGCACACACCGCGGCAACCACGGCGCCACCGGTGTCCTCACCGGCGACCCGCACGGTGTCCCGGCGCGGCAGCAGGTAACCGAGAACGCCGGCCCACCAGCCCAGCACCAATGCCCCAACCCAGGCCGATGCCTTCGCGATGAGCACCGATCGGGCCACCGCGAGCGGATGCAACCGTCCCGCACCCACACCGACCTTGCCCTCGGCGATCCGCCGGCGCACGAACTGACCCCAGACCGCGATCGCGACGGCGACGGCCAACAGCGAGATCCCGCTCCACGCGGTGATCGGCGGGAACCATCGGTACAGGCCGGTGACCAGCAGATAACCGAGAACTGCGGTCACGGCGGTGGCCGCTGCCAGATCGCGGACGCGGGTCGGTCCCATCAGAGCGCCAGGATCAGATCGGTCCGGCGCACACCCGCGCGCTCCTCGGCGGTCAGGCCGGCCAACAGGTCGGCGACCGGCGTTGCGGACAGAACCGCGTCCGGGTCGGCGGCCAGCCACGGGACCAGGACGAAGGCCCGCTCGTGGGCGTGGGGATGCGGCAGCGTCAGATCGGTTTCGCTGCAGAGTAATTCGACGCCGTTGTCGCAGCAGCAGATGACGTCGACATCGAGGGTACGCGGCCCCCAGTGCACCTCACGGACGCGGCAGGCCGCGGCCTCCAATGCCTGCCCGCGCCGCAACCAGCCGTAGCCGTCGAGCGCGGGGTCCTCGGCGATGAGCACTGCGTTGAGGAAGGCGTCCTGTTCGACTCCGCCCCAGGCGTCGGTCTCGTAGACCGGCGAGACCGCACGGACGCGAGCACCCAGATCGTCGACGACCGATTGCAGGTGGGCGAGCCGGTCGCCCAGGTTGGAGCCGATCGACAGCACCGCCCTCACCGGGCACCGCGCCGGGACCGCCGCGCGACCACCGCCACATCGTCGAAGGCCAGCGGGATGGGCGCCGACGGTTTGTGCACGACGACCTCGACGGCATGGATCCGTTCGTCGGTCATCACGTCCTCGGCGATCTCTGCCGAGACCGTTTCGATCAGGTTGCGCGGTGGACCACCGACGATATCGGCGGCCCGCTGCGCCAACCCGCCGTAGTCGACGGTGTCGGCCAGGTCGTCGCTGGCCGCGGCCGCGGCCAGGTCCACCCAGACGGTGATGTCGATGATGAAGTCCTGGCCGTCTCGGCGCTCGTGGTCGAAGACGCCGTGGTGGCCGCGTACCTTCAACCCGCGCAGTTCGATGCGGTCAGCCATGCTCCTCCTCTTGTCCGCCCGACCAGGCCGCGAGAACCTTGAGCGCGTCGACCGAGGCCTGCACATCGTGGACCCGCACGCCCCAGGCACCGTGCTGGGCGGCCAGGACCGACACCACGGCGGTGGCGGTCTCGCGTCCCGCCGGTGGTCGGGCCGTCCCGTCCGGTCCGGCCAGCAACGCGCCGAGGAAACGTTTGCGAGAGGCACCCACCAGCACCGGTATCCCGGTGCCGACGAACTCGGGCAGGGCGCGCAGCAGTTGCCAATTGTGTTGGGCGGTCTTGGCGAATCCGAGGCCCGGATCGATGATGATGTTGGCCGGGTCGACCCCCGCGGCCACGGCGGCATCCACGCTGCGCAGCAGTTCCGCGCGCACCTCGGCGACGACGTCGGTGTAGGCGGGAACATCGTGCGGGTCATCGGCGCGTACCGACCGCCAGTGCATCAGCATCCAGGGCACCCCGGCCTCGGCCAGCAGCGCGGCCATGTTGGGGTCGGCGCGTCCGCCGGAAACGTCGTTGACGATCGCGGCGCCGTGTTCGAGCGCGGCGCGTGCCACCGCCTCGTGCATGGTGTCGATGCTGACGGTCACGCCGGCGGCAGCCAGCTCACGCACGACCGGCACGACACGGGCGGTTTCCACGGCGGGGTCAACGCGGACCGCCCCCGGACGGGTCGACTCACCGCCGACGTCGATGATGGCGGCGCCGGCGGCGACCATGGCGTGGGCGTGTTCGAGGGCGCGGTCCCGATCGAGGAACAGGCCGCCGTCGGAGAACGAATCGTCGGTGACGTTGAGGACACCCATCACCCGCATGCGCGTGGAGCTCACCGGCGCAGGATCAGTTCCAGTGCCTCGGCCCGGGACGCACTGTCGGTCTTGAACTGACCGCGCACCGCTGACGTGGTCGTCACGGCACCGGGTTTGCGAATACCCCGCATCGCCATGCAGAGGTGCTCGGCCTCCATCACCACGATGACACCGCGCGGATCGAGTTTGCGCATCAGTGCGTCGGCAACCTGCGCGGTCAGTCGTTCCTGCACCTGCGGACGCTTGGCGTAAAGATCGACCAATCGGGCGATCTTGGAGAGCCCGGTGACGCGCCCGTCGCGGCCGGGGATGTAGCCGACATGGGCGACACCATGAAAGGACACCAGGTGGTGCTCGCAGGTCGAGTACATCGGAATCTGCTTCACCAGCACCAACTCGTCGTGCTGTTCGTCGAAGGTGGTGTTGAGCACCGCGTCGGGATCGGTGTAGAGCCCCGCGAAGATCTCCTTGTACGCCCTGGCCACCCGCGCGGGGGTGTCGATCAGGCCGTGCCGGTCCGGGTCCTCGCCGACGGCCAGCAGCAGTTCCCGGACCGCCGCTTCCGCGCGCGCCTGATCGAACTCCGCCTGGACGAATCCGCTGGTGCTCTCGCCGTTCTTGCCCGACGTCGTCATCGACGCTCCGTTTCTGGTCAGCCTCGTGGAGGTGGCGGATTCTCCGGCGGGGGCCCGTAGTGGCCCGGCGGCGAACCGTGTCGTGGGCCACCGTACTGCCCGTGCTGCGGATCGGGCTGCCCAGGCTGCGGGGGCCCGTACTGCTGCTGGGGCGGGGGCCCGTACTGCTGCTGGGGTGGCGGACCGTACTGCGGCGGCGGGGCGCCCTCGCGCGGCGGCCAGCCCGGTGCATGCCAGCCTGCGGGCGCGCCGTAGTCGGGTTGGGCGTGGCCGTTGGGAGCGCCGTGCGCACCGTGGGAGCCACCGAATCCGTTGGCACCGGATCCATTGGCACCCGATCCGTTGACACCGGAGCCGCCGTCGGCGGGCCGGTTGGCCTCCGCCGCGCGGCTGGCCTCCAGGATCGCGGCCTTATAGGCGGGTTCTTTCACCGGCGGCGGCCACGGCTCGCCGCGTTCGATCGCGATCTCGCCCGGGGTCTTGATTGGCGGCTTGTCCGAGGGCACCCGGCCACCGAAGTCGTCGAACATCGTCAATCGGGGCCGCTTCTTGACCTGACCGAAGATCGCCTCCAGCTCGACTCGGTGCAGCGTTTCCTTCTCCAGCAGCTCTCCGGCAAGGATATCCAGCACGTCGCGGTACTCGGTGAGGATCTCCCAGGCCTCGGTGTGCGCGGCCTCGATGAGCTTGCGCACCTCCTCGTCGATCTCGCGAGCCACCTCATGACCGAAATCGGATTGGGTACCCATGGAGCGGCCGAGGAAGGGATCGCCGTGCTCGCTGCCATAACGGACCGCACCCAATTTGGCGCTCATGCCGTATTCGGTGACCATGGCGCGGGCGATCTTGGTGGCCTGCTCGATATCGGACACCGCACCGGTGGTGGGCTCGCGGAACACGAGTTCCTCGGCGGCGCGACCACCCATCGCGAACACCAGTCGAGCGATCATCTCGGAGCGGGTCATCAGACCCTTGTCGTCCTCGGGCACCGCCACGGCATGCCCGCCGGTGCGGCCGCGAGCCAGGATGGTCACCTTGTAGATCGGCTCGATATCGGGCATCGCCCAGGCCGCCAGCGTGTGGCCGCCCTCGTGGTAGGCGGTGATCTTCTTCTCGTGCTCGCTGATGATGCGGCTCTTGCGGCGCGGACCGCCGACGACCCGGTCGACCGCCTCTTCCAGTGCCGCGCCGGTGATGACGGTGCCGTTCTCGCGGGCGGTCAGCAGCGCCGCCTCGTTGATGACGTTGGCCAGATCGGCGCCGGACATGCCGACGGTCCGCTTGGCCAGCCCGTCCAGATCCGCATCGGGTGCGATCGGTTTGCCCGCCGAGTGCACCTTGAGGACGGCGCGACGACCGGCCAGATCCGGGTTCGAGACCGGGATCTGGCGGTCGAATCGGCCGGGGCGCAGGAGCGCGGGATCCAGGATGTCCGGGCGGTTGGTCGCGGCGATCAGGATGACGCCCTGGCGATCGCCGAATCCGTCCATCTCGACGAGCAGCTGGTTCAGCGTCTGCTCACGTTCGTCGTGGCCACCGCCGAGGCCGGCGCCGCGCTGACGGCCGACGGCGTCGATCTCGTCGACGAAGATGATGCAGGGGCTGTTCTGCTTGGCCTGTTCGAACAGGTCACGCACGCGAGAGGCGCCGACACCGACGAACATCTCGACGAAGTCCGAACCCGAGATGGTGAAGAAGGGCACCCCCGCCTCCCCGGCGACCGCCCGTGCCAGCAGGGTCTTGCCGGTGCCGGGAGGACCGAACAGCAGCACACCGCGCGGGATCTTCGCGCCGAGAGCCTGGTAGCGGCTCGGATTCTGCAGGAAGTCCTTGATCTCGTAGAGCTCCTCGACGGCCTCGTCGGCGCCGGCCACGTCGGCGAAGGTGGTCTTGGGCATGTCCTTCGAAAGCTGCTTGGCCTTGGACTTGCCGAAGCCGAAGCCCATCCGGCCGCCGGACTGCATCCGGGAGAACATGACGAACAGGCCGACCAGCAGCAGCAGCGGGAGCATGTAGATGAGCAGGGTGCCCAGGACGCTGCCCTGGTTGACGACCGTGTTGATCTTGGCGTTCTTGGCGCTGAGGTCGTCGAACAGCTGCACACCCACGCCGGTGGGGTACTTGGTGAGGATCTTGTCGCTGTTCTCGGTGTCACCGTTGCCGGATTTCAGATCGAGGCGTAGCTGCTGCTCGCGATCGTCGATCTGGGCGCTGTTGACGTTGCCCGCCTCGATCTGGGCCATCGCCACCGAGGTATCCACCGGCTTGTAGCCGCGGGTGTCGTCACTGAAGTAGAAGAAGGACCAGCCAAGCAGCAGCACCACGGCGATCGCCGTGAGCGTGCGAACGACATTCTTACGGTTCATACGTCAGTTCGGTTCATCGATATCTGCGGCCGCGCGGGTGCGCCGGCCGACCCGGTCCTTCCGATATACGCAGTTGGGAAACTAAAGGCTACCGCTTGAACAACGATCGGAAGTTCCCGGCCGGGATGCTCGTCACGGCCAGGAACGTGTGCTTGGGTGAGACGATGCTCACACCAACCGAACGGTTAGTCGATACCAACGGCGTGACGCTTCGCGTGACGGAGGCAGGTGAGCGCGGCAACCCGGTGGTGGTGCTGGCTCACGGCTTTCCCGAGCTCGCGTATTCCTGGCGCCACCAGATCCCTGAGCTGGCGGCTGCCGGCTACCACGTTTTGGCCCCTGACCAGCGTGGATACGGTGGCTCGTCACGACCCGAGGCGATCGAGGCCTACGACATCATCGAGCTGACCAACGACATCGCCGGACTGCTCGACGATGTGGGCGCCGAGCGCGCGGTGCTGATCGGTCACGATTGGGGCTCCCCGGTGGTAACCAACTTCCCGCTGTTCCACCCCGATCGGGTTCGCGCGATCGCCGCGCTGAGCGTGCCGCCGATCCCGCGGGCATCGGCCCCGCCCACCCAGATCTGGCGCGGGATCTTCGGCGACAATTTCTTCTACATCCTGTATTTCCAGGAACCCGGCGTCGCCGATGCCGCGCTGGGCGCCGATCCGCGGGCCTCGCTGCAGCGGATGGTCGCCTTGGAGGGCTTCGGCGGCCCGGTCGACGAGATGGCCGACAATCCGCTGCCCCCGCTGCCCGAGTGGATGAACGCCGATGAGTTCGACGAGTACGCCCGGGCTTTCGAGGCGACCGGCTTCACCGGCCCGTTGAACTGGTACCGCAATTTCGACCGCAACTGGGAGCTCACCGAT
This DNA window, taken from Mycolicibacterium neoaurum, encodes the following:
- the folP gene encoding dihydropteroate synthase → MRVMGVLNVTDDSFSDGGLFLDRDRALEHAHAMVAAGAAIIDVGGESTRPGAVRVDPAVETARVVPVVRELAAAGVTVSIDTMHEAVARAALEHGAAIVNDVSGGRADPNMAALLAEAGVPWMLMHWRSVRADDPHDVPAYTDVVAEVRAELLRSVDAAVAAGVDPANIIIDPGLGFAKTAQHNWQLLRALPEFVGTGIPVLVGASRKRFLGALLAGPDGTARPPAGRETATAVVSVLAAQHGAWGVRVHDVQASVDALKVLAAWSGGQEEEHG
- a CDS encoding DUF3180 domain-containing protein; the protein is MGPTRVRDLAAATAVTAVLGYLLVTGLYRWFPPITAWSGISLLAVAVAIAVWGQFVRRRIAEGKVGVGAGRLHPLAVARSVLIAKASAWVGALVLGWWAGVLGYLLPRRDTVRVAGEDTGGAVVAAVCALALVAAGLWLQHCCKSPDDQNETADPLPGAAD
- the folK gene encoding 2-amino-4-hydroxy-6-hydroxymethyldihydropteridine diphosphokinase translates to MRAVLSIGSNLGDRLAHLQSVVDDLGARVRAVSPVYETDAWGGVEQDAFLNAVLIAEDPALDGYGWLRRGQALEAAACRVREVHWGPRTLDVDVICCCDNGVELLCSETDLTLPHPHAHERAFVLVPWLAADPDAVLSATPVADLLAGLTAEERAGVRRTDLILAL
- a CDS encoding Rossmann-like and DUF2520 domain-containing protein, with protein sequence MVDGLRPARLSVGIISAGRVGTALGVALERAEHVVVACSAISVPSRERAARRLPDTAIVPVHEVAARAELLLLAVPDAELAALIGGLASTGAVRPGTIVVHTSGANGIGILAPLTELGCLPLAIHPAMTFTGSDEDIVRLSEACFGVTAADEIGYAIGQSLVLEIGGEPFRVREDARTLYHAALAHAGNHLITVVLDAIEALRDALRGQELLGQELIGDAPGGLAERIVAPLARASLENALQRGQAALTGPVARGDAAAVARHLGALTETDPALAQAYRANSLRTAQRAHAPADVFDVLLDNGAAKETS
- a CDS encoding DUF6779 domain-containing protein; protein product: MTDPSRGMRVRRVNRRPGWVLLTILLVLAIVSSTVLVFTNRVELLKLAVVLALWAAVAAAFASFIYRRQSDLDQAKVRDLKYVYDLQLDREISARREYELAVETQLRRELSAELRAQSSDEVAALRAELAALRANLEILFDADLDERPALETERPAGRVIASRIDAPVRSEAEPRTEESPIIDVPAEPHPPEFGWVPPAEPARGAHRRASENPQGGEQSAPPWQRRTTTPTPAPPVVPPRVEPVEPAEPLVAQWNPAPADGQWIPAGAPGSNWSPPEPAPQTPPSPTPAPAPDAVADREARRGRHANPDIAPDLAEAPRRSRHAVPPEADQTPPPVEPPVDPTPPAPTPRHRGPEVAAAAPEPEPGGQHSGGQPVSELLSRLQANPTGGGRRRRREE
- the folB gene encoding dihydroneopterin aldolase: MADRIELRGLKVRGHHGVFDHERRDGQDFIIDITVWVDLAAAAASDDLADTVDYGGLAQRAADIVGGPPRNLIETVSAEIAEDVMTDERIHAVEVVVHKPSAPIPLAFDDVAVVARRSRRGAR
- a CDS encoding alpha/beta hydrolase, with translation MLTPTERLVDTNGVTLRVTEAGERGNPVVVLAHGFPELAYSWRHQIPELAAAGYHVLAPDQRGYGGSSRPEAIEAYDIIELTNDIAGLLDDVGAERAVLIGHDWGSPVVTNFPLFHPDRVRAIAALSVPPIPRASAPPTQIWRGIFGDNFFYILYFQEPGVADAALGADPRASLQRMVALEGFGGPVDEMADNPLPPLPEWMNADEFDEYARAFEATGFTGPLNWYRNFDRNWELTDPAAGRVVTTTITAPVLFLAGSVDPVLSFTPRDHVREVATGEYYEVLLDGAGHWLQQERPTEVNAVLLEFLGGLA
- the folE gene encoding GTP cyclohydrolase I FolE; its protein translation is MTTSGKNGESTSGFVQAEFDQARAEAAVRELLLAVGEDPDRHGLIDTPARVARAYKEIFAGLYTDPDAVLNTTFDEQHDELVLVKQIPMYSTCEHHLVSFHGVAHVGYIPGRDGRVTGLSKIARLVDLYAKRPQVQERLTAQVADALMRKLDPRGVIVVMEAEHLCMAMRGIRKPGAVTTTSAVRGQFKTDSASRAEALELILRR
- the ftsH gene encoding ATP-dependent zinc metalloprotease FtsH codes for the protein MNRKNVVRTLTAIAVVLLLGWSFFYFSDDTRGYKPVDTSVAMAQIEAGNVNSAQIDDREQQLRLDLKSGNGDTENSDKILTKYPTGVGVQLFDDLSAKNAKINTVVNQGSVLGTLLIYMLPLLLLVGLFVMFSRMQSGGRMGFGFGKSKAKQLSKDMPKTTFADVAGADEAVEELYEIKDFLQNPSRYQALGAKIPRGVLLFGPPGTGKTLLARAVAGEAGVPFFTISGSDFVEMFVGVGASRVRDLFEQAKQNSPCIIFVDEIDAVGRQRGAGLGGGHDEREQTLNQLLVEMDGFGDRQGVILIAATNRPDILDPALLRPGRFDRQIPVSNPDLAGRRAVLKVHSAGKPIAPDADLDGLAKRTVGMSGADLANVINEAALLTARENGTVITGAALEEAVDRVVGGPRRKSRIISEHEKKITAYHEGGHTLAAWAMPDIEPIYKVTILARGRTGGHAVAVPEDDKGLMTRSEMIARLVFAMGGRAAEELVFREPTTGAVSDIEQATKIARAMVTEYGMSAKLGAVRYGSEHGDPFLGRSMGTQSDFGHEVAREIDEEVRKLIEAAHTEAWEILTEYRDVLDILAGELLEKETLHRVELEAIFGQVKKRPRLTMFDDFGGRVPSDKPPIKTPGEIAIERGEPWPPPVKEPAYKAAILEASRAAEANRPADGGSGVNGSGANGSGANGFGGSHGAHGAPNGHAQPDYGAPAGWHAPGWPPREGAPPPQYGPPPQQQYGPPPQQQYGPPQPGQPDPQHGQYGGPRHGSPPGHYGPPPENPPPPRG